Within the Bradyrhizobium cosmicum genome, the region GCGGGTACCAGCTCGCCGGCCGGTGCGTAGATGATGGCGGCGTCGAGCGGTTCGTCGGGCATTTCGTCAGAAGCTCCCGCCCAGGCAGCGCCGAGACGTCGGGCAAGACCTTGTGCTGCGCCGTCACCGCGGCGCGTGAATGCATAAACGGATCGCCCCTGCCAGACCGCGATTTGCGCGATGATGTGGCCGGCGGCGCCGAAACCGTAGAGGCCTAACCTCTCCGCAGGTCCGGCCAGCACCAGCGAGCGCCAGCCGATCAGCCCTGCGCACAGCAGAGGAGCCATCTCCACGTCATTGCCGGCCTCGCCGAGCGGGAATGCATAACGTGCATCGGCGATGGTGTGGGTCGCGTAGCCGCCGTCACGCGTGTAGCCGGTGAACATCGGGCTGTCACACAGGTTTTCCATGCCTTCCCGGCAGAATCGACAGTGTCCGCAGGTGAAACCGAGCCAGGGAATGCCGACCCGGTCGCCGGCCGCATGTGTCGCAACATTGGGACCGACGAGATCAACCCGGCCAATGATCTCGTGGCCGGGCACGATCGGATAGCGAATATCAGGGAGCTCGGCGTCGATGAGGTGAAGATCGGTCCGGCAGACCCCGCAAGCGGTGATCTTCACCCGGATCTGCCCCTCGCCGGGCACCGGATCGGGCCGCTCCTCCATGCGGAGCCGCGCTCGTGGAGACGGCAACACCATCGCACGCATAAGTCTCTCCGAGGCGAACCGCTCCGACACGATTATCCATAGAACGGCTGAGTGGCCAGTCCTTGACTTCGGTCAACGCGCGGCGCCGGCTGACCGCATCGAGTCAACGGCTTGACGAGGATCAAGCGTCGCAACGGGAGCCGGCCTATCCTGATGGTCAAGGAGAATCCCGATGCCCATCAAGGACGTCTTTCTGCCGCTGGTCGGCCAACCCCAGGGGCGGGCTCTCGCAGCGATCGAGAAATGCGTCGCTGTGGCAGCCGATCTCGGCGCCAGGATCACGGCGCTCGCGCTGGAGGACGATGTATTCGTGCGTCCGCAGGTGGTGCTTCCGGCCGATCGGGAATCCGCCGTGGCGAGCGCGCCCGAGGTGGGCGACATGCAGCAACTCCTGAATGCATTCACCCTTGCAGCCTCCCGCACCAACATCCGCGCCCAAACTCGGTCGGGTAAAGTGCCGGCGGACCAGATCGCGTCGGTCTTGGCCGAGCATGCGCGCTTCAGCGATCTGACGCTGGTCCCCGTGAAGCCGCATGACAGCCGAACGGAGCACATCATAGAGACGCTCCTGTTCGAATCCGGACGGCCGCTCTTGCTCTGTCCGGAGCAGCATGTGGACGCGTTACGTCCCGAATTCGAGAATGTCATGATCGCCTGGGATCACTCCGCCCGTGCCGCGCGGGCGGTTGGCGATGCGCTGCCCATTCTTCAGGCTGCGGCATCCGTTCGGGTGATTACGGTCGCTGACGACAAGACCGACCCAATAGTGCAATCCGGAACTGCGCTCGTCGACCATCTGAGGGAACACGGGGTCCACGCCTCGTTCGAAACGGCGAAGGGCGGTGGCAGCTCGATCGGTAAAGTGCTCGGAAGCTGGGCGAATTCCCATGCTATTGATGCCATCATCATGGGCGCCTACCATCATTCGCGATTCAACGAGATCGTTTGGGGAGGTGTGACAAAGACTGTCATTGGCCAGCCACCGTGCTGGGTTATGATCTCGCACTAGGCGCGTCGCCAGCTTTCGGCCTGATCCTCAACGAGCGGAATCCGCACCGACCGGGTGCATTTAATTTCATGTCCACCTATCGCCTGAAGAATCTGCTATCGCCACGTTCGGTCGCGCTCGTCGGGGCGAGCGCCCGTCCGGCTTCTGTGGGGCGCGCCGTTCTGGAGAACATCCGCAAGGCCGAATTCAAGGGAAAGTTCGGCCTCGTCAATCCGCGCCATGCGGAGATCGGCGGCATCGCCGCGGTAAAGAGCCTGGACAAGCTGGACTTCGTGCCCGAGCTCGTTGTCGTCACCGCGCCGGTGCAAGAGGTTCCCGGCATCATCGACCAGGCTGGCCGTCTTGGTTCGGCGGGTGCGCTGATCGTCTCGGCCGGACTCGGCGAGGGGCCGGGATCCCTGCAAGAGGCCGCCATCGCCGCGGCCCGCAAATACGGCATGCGCCTGATCGGCCCGAACTGCCTCGGCATCATGATGCCCGGCGTGAGCCTCAACGCGAGTTTTGCCGCGCACATGCCCGGCGCAGGAAATCTCGCGCTGGTCTCGCAGTCCGGCGCGATCGCCGCCGGCATGGTCGATTGGGCTGCACAGCGCGGTGTCGGCTTCTCCGGCATCGTCTCGATCGGCGATCAGATCGATGTCGATATTGCGGACCTGCTCGATTACTTTGCGATGGATCACAAGACCCGCGCGATCCTGCTCTATATCGAAGCCATCAAGGACGCGCGAAAGTTCATGTCGGCCGCGCGTGCCGCTGCACGTGTCAAACCCGTGGTCGTGGTCAAGTCCGGCCGCATGGCGCAGGGTGCAAAGGCGGCTGCAACCCATACCGGAGCGCTCGCAGGCGCCGATGCCGTCTATGACGCGGCGTTCCGTCGCGCCGGCGTCCTTCGGGTATCGGATCTGCGTGAGCTGTTCGATTGCGCCGAGACGCTCGGCCGCGTCGAATCGCCGGCGGGAAAGCGTCTCGCGATCCTGACCAATGGCGGCGGTATCGGCGTTCTCGCCATCGATCGGCTGGTCGAGCTTGGCGGAATTCCTGCATCCATATCGGCAGATGCGCGCAAGAAGCTCGACGAGGTGCTGCCCGCGACCTGGTCCGGTGCCAATCCCGTCGACATCGTCGGTGACGCCGATGCGTCGCGCTATGCGGCGGCGCTCGACGTGTTGCTCGCCGATCCGGACAATGACGCGATTCTCGTCCTCAATGTTCAGACCGCGATCGCCTCTGCTGCCGACATCGCAACGACCGTGACGGAGCGCGTCGGCAAGTATCGTGAGCAGCAGCGTCGATGGGCAAAGCCGGTTCTGGCGGCCTGGGTCGGAGCCGATCAGGAGATCATCGCGTCGCTGTCCAGCGCCGGCATTCCCAACTATCCGACCGAAGACGACGCGGTGCGCGGCTTCATGTACCTGGTGGGGCATCGCGAAGTCGTGGAGGAACTCAGTCAGGTGCCGCCCGCGATGCCCGATACATTCGTGCCCGACGCCAAAGCTGCCCGGCAGATCGTCGCCGCGGCGATCGCCGATGGCCGCAAATGGCTCGAGCCTGTCGAAATCAAGGACCTGCTCGAAGCCTACGACATCGCGATGGTGCCGACATATGCTGCGACGGACGTCGAGCAGGCGGTGGCCTACGCGAACGAGATATTCGCGCAAGGCTCGACCGTCGTGCTCAAGATCATGTCGCGCGACATCGTCCACAAATCCGATGTCGGCGGCGTCGTGCTCAATCTGACAACGCCGGATGCGGTGCGTGCCGCTGCCTCCGACATTCTCGCCCGGGCGAGGAAGCTGCGCCCGGAAGCCCGCATTGAAGGCGTCATCGTGCAGGCGATGGTCGTCAAGGCGAAAGCGCGGGAGCTGATCCTGGGTCTTGCCGACGATCCGACCTTCGGCACCGTCGTTGTGTTCGGCCGGGGTGGCACGGCGGTGGAAATCATCAACGACAAGGCGCTCGCGCTGCCGCCGCTCGATTTGCAGCTCGCCCGCGACCTCATCGAACGCACGCGCGTGTCCCGGCTGCTGAAGGCCTACCGGGACGTGCCCGCCGTCAAGCAGGATGCTGTCGCCATGGTGCTGGTCAAGCTCGCCCAGATGGCGGCGGACATTCCCGAAATCCGCGAATTCGATATCAACCCGCTGCTGGCGGACGAAACCGGCGTGACGGCGGTCGATGCTCGCGTTGCGGTCGGGCCGCCGCAACGGAAGTTTGCAGGCTCCGGCCCGGCCAATTTCGCCGTTCGGGCCTATCCGTCGCAATGGGAGCGTCGCCTCAAGCTCAAGGACGACTGGCGCATCCTGGTGCGGCCCTTGCGCCCCGAGGACGAGCCGACCATTCACGAATTCCTGCGTCACGTCACGCCGCACGACCTCCGCCTGCGCTTCTTTGCGCCGATGAAGGAGTTCACCCACGAGTTCATCGCGCGTCTGACCCAACTGGACTATGCGCGCGCGATGGCCTTCATCGCGTTCGACCAGGCCACAGGCGAAATGGTCGGCGTAGTCCGGCTTCATTCCGACTCGATCTATGAGAGCGGCGAATATGCCATCCTGCTGCGGTCGGACCTCAAGGGCAGGGGGCTCGGTTGGGCCTTGATGCAGTTGATCATCGACTACGCGAGGTCTGAAGGGCTGAAGGTCATATCCGGTGACGTGCTCAAGGAGAACACCGTGATGCTCGAGATGTGCCGGCAGCTCGGCTTCGAAGTCAAGCCGGACCCGAGCGAACCCGATATCTGCGACGTCCGGCTCAAGCTCTGAGCACCTCGGCTAGCCTGGGCTATGAGTGGGCTTCGCGTGATGTTGCCGCTGCGGGATCCTTGGCTGTCTTCCGCAGGCTCTTGATGATGATCGCGATCAGCGGCAGCAACACAGGCACGATCGTGCTGAGCGGATGGTGGACGGCGCCGGACACTTGAACCTGCAGTGCGCGCGCCTCGAGCTGCAGCGCCTCGATGGATGCGCCGTGAATTTCGTTGGCCAGTTCAATGTCGCGGCCGGACGGAGAACGGCCGGCGATGATGAAGAGAATCCCCGCGATGGCAAAATTGACGGCGCCGAGGATGGCTGCCGCGACTATCGCGCTCCAGATCTGGACCAGCGCGAAATAGGCCGACAGTTCCAGCATCAGGAGGCCGAATGCTGCGATCAGGGCTGCAAAGGCACGCAGGCCAAGGCCGACCAGCAGGTGGCGCAACCTGATGTCCGCGATGATCCTGTCGGTACGCCACAGCACGCGCAGATGTTTGACGACATTCTCCGTATTCACCTAGTGTCTCCTCAGCATGAAGCCGACGACCACGCCGAGCGCGAAAGCCGATGCGAGCGACGTGATCGGGCGGTCCGCAATGATGCCCTGGAGCTGCTCCTGCTCGTCGTTGACGGTCTCGCCGAGCTCGGCGAGCGCCGCCCTGATCTGATCGGCCAAGGCCTCGGCCCTGTCCTTCGAGCTGTCGAATATCTCCTCGCCGGCAGTGCTCAGAAGGCGGGTAACATCCACCTTGAGGGTTCGCAATTCTTCGCTCATCCTGTCGCTGTCAAACATGAATAAGGTGCCTCCGTTAACTGGAAACGAACCTAGGGCCGCCAGCGCAGCCGCGCTTGATTTGCGTCAAGGGGGCGCGCGATGTCCTGGTCTTGAGACAGGTCAAACCGGTCGCCACATGCTGGCCTAGAAGTGCCGTCTGAATGGGGACGGATTGTCCCGATGAGGTGGAAGCGTGAATTCCCAACCGCTGTTGCTGGCGACGCCCTCCGGCGACGTGCTGAAATTGCGCCCGGAAGGGCCGTGGACCGCCGCCAATGTGTCGGCGCTTGAGACGCTGTCCCGCTCGGTCGGGGCGGATGTGGATCGATTCAGAGCCGTGACGCTGGACATGTCGGGCGTCAGCGCGCTGGACACGCTTGGCGCCTGGGTCCTGGAGAAGCTGTCGCGCAGGGCCGCGTCTTCCGGCAGGTCGGCGGAGTTCGTCGGAGTTGCCGATCATTTCAGCGGTCTTTTGGACGAGGTGCGTCAGGTCAATCGCCATACGCCGGCGCCGACGGCCGCGCCCAATCCGATTTCGCTCAGGCTGTACGACCTCGGCAAGGCCACGGTCGGTGCGCGCGAAGACATTACGATCTTCCTTCAAATGCTCGGCGCATTGTTCATGGCCGTGATCGGCGTGTTGCGCCACCCGCGATCGTTGCGGCTGACGTCGCTGGTCTATCAGCTCTACCGCATCGGCTGGCAGGCCATCCCCATTGTGGCGCTGATCACCTTCCTGATCGGCGCCATCATCGCCCAGCAGGGATTCTTCCATTTCCGCAGGTTCGGCGCCGAGTCCTACACGGTCGACATGGTCGGCATCCTCGTGCTGCGCGAGCTCGGCGTGCTGATCGTCGCCATTATGGTCGCCGGCCGTTCAGGCAGCGCCTACACTGCCGAGCTCGGCTCGATGAAGATGCGCGAGGAGATCGACGCGCTCTCGACCATGGGTCTCGACCCAGTCCACGTGCTGATCCTGCCGCGGGTTGCGGCTCTTGTTATCGCGCTGCCGATCCTGGCCTTCATCGGATCGATCGCTGCGCTCTATGGCGGCGGCCTGGTCGCGCAGTTCTATGGCGACATGGGGCCGGCGATCTACATCGCGCGGCTGCATGAGGCTATCTCTGTCACTCATTTCGAGGTGGGCATCCTGAAGGCGCCGTTCATGGCGCTGGTGATCGGGATCGTCGCGTGTAGCGAGGGCTTGCGCGTAAAGGGT harbors:
- a CDS encoding zinc-dependent alcohol dehydrogenase family protein, whose translation is MRAMVLPSPRARLRMEERPDPVPGEGQIRVKITACGVCRTDLHLIDAELPDIRYPIVPGHEIIGRVDLVGPNVATHAAGDRVGIPWLGFTCGHCRFCREGMENLCDSPMFTGYTRDGGYATHTIADARYAFPLGEAGNDVEMAPLLCAGLIGWRSLVLAGPAERLGLYGFGAAGHIIAQIAVWQGRSVYAFTRRGDGAAQGLARRLGAAWAGASDEMPDEPLDAAIIYAPAGELVPAALRAVRKGGRVVCAGIHMTDIPSFQYDLLWEERQLVSVANLTRQDGLDFLKIAPQAGVRTETTAFPLDQANEVLSMLRGGRILGAAVLTP
- a CDS encoding universal stress protein, which produces MPIKDVFLPLVGQPQGRALAAIEKCVAVAADLGARITALALEDDVFVRPQVVLPADRESAVASAPEVGDMQQLLNAFTLAASRTNIRAQTRSGKVPADQIASVLAEHARFSDLTLVPVKPHDSRTEHIIETLLFESGRPLLLCPEQHVDALRPEFENVMIAWDHSARAARAVGDALPILQAAASVRVITVADDKTDPIVQSGTALVDHLREHGVHASFETAKGGGSSIGKVLGSWANSHAIDAIIMGAYHHSRFNEIVWGGVTKTVIGQPPCWVMISH
- a CDS encoding bifunctional acetate--CoA ligase family protein/GNAT family N-acetyltransferase — translated: MSTYRLKNLLSPRSVALVGASARPASVGRAVLENIRKAEFKGKFGLVNPRHAEIGGIAAVKSLDKLDFVPELVVVTAPVQEVPGIIDQAGRLGSAGALIVSAGLGEGPGSLQEAAIAAARKYGMRLIGPNCLGIMMPGVSLNASFAAHMPGAGNLALVSQSGAIAAGMVDWAAQRGVGFSGIVSIGDQIDVDIADLLDYFAMDHKTRAILLYIEAIKDARKFMSAARAAARVKPVVVVKSGRMAQGAKAAATHTGALAGADAVYDAAFRRAGVLRVSDLRELFDCAETLGRVESPAGKRLAILTNGGGIGVLAIDRLVELGGIPASISADARKKLDEVLPATWSGANPVDIVGDADASRYAAALDVLLADPDNDAILVLNVQTAIASAADIATTVTERVGKYREQQRRWAKPVLAAWVGADQEIIASLSSAGIPNYPTEDDAVRGFMYLVGHREVVEELSQVPPAMPDTFVPDAKAARQIVAAAIADGRKWLEPVEIKDLLEAYDIAMVPTYAATDVEQAVAYANEIFAQGSTVVLKIMSRDIVHKSDVGGVVLNLTTPDAVRAAASDILARARKLRPEARIEGVIVQAMVVKAKARELILGLADDPTFGTVVVFGRGGTAVEIINDKALALPPLDLQLARDLIERTRVSRLLKAYRDVPAVKQDAVAMVLVKLAQMAADIPEIREFDINPLLADETGVTAVDARVAVGPPQRKFAGSGPANFAVRAYPSQWERRLKLKDDWRILVRPLRPEDEPTIHEFLRHVTPHDLRLRFFAPMKEFTHEFIARLTQLDYARAMAFIAFDQATGEMVGVVRLHSDSIYESGEYAILLRSDLKGRGLGWALMQLIIDYARSEGLKVISGDVLKENTVMLEMCRQLGFEVKPDPSEPDICDVRLKL
- a CDS encoding phage holin family protein yields the protein MNTENVVKHLRVLWRTDRIIADIRLRHLLVGLGLRAFAALIAAFGLLMLELSAYFALVQIWSAIVAAAILGAVNFAIAGILFIIAGRSPSGRDIELANEIHGASIEALQLEARALQVQVSGAVHHPLSTIVPVLLPLIAIIIKSLRKTAKDPAAATSREAHS
- a CDS encoding ABC transporter permease, with the translated sequence MNSQPLLLATPSGDVLKLRPEGPWTAANVSALETLSRSVGADVDRFRAVTLDMSGVSALDTLGAWVLEKLSRRAASSGRSAEFVGVADHFSGLLDEVRQVNRHTPAPTAAPNPISLRLYDLGKATVGAREDITIFLQMLGALFMAVIGVLRHPRSLRLTSLVYQLYRIGWQAIPIVALITFLIGAIIAQQGFFHFRRFGAESYTVDMVGILVLRELGVLIVAIMVAGRSGSAYTAELGSMKMREEIDALSTMGLDPVHVLILPRVAALVIALPILAFIGSIAALYGGGLVAQFYGDMGPAIYIARLHEAISVTHFEVGILKAPFMALVIGIVACSEGLRVKGSAESLGRQTTTSVVKSIFLVIVLDGLFAIFFASIGM